A window of the Tenebrio molitor chromosome 1, icTenMoli1.1, whole genome shotgun sequence genome harbors these coding sequences:
- the LOC138141155 gene encoding uncharacterized protein isoform X5, with amino-acid sequence MEKTWKVLNVCIGLLYCELCNGLPINLENTVADSHTQLLTGLVAVLLTVCSVVFLAGCLCCQRRNGFKEFRDSPVVASASSNLDHGHINPVANGEFTIFTPLSPPHQNNNVFLANQQIITRTEEDYVFGDVDVSSWFNGTETDFPRIKLKYIKELGKGWFGKVVEGAAQDANGEQKWTPVVVRILEATASKRERVVFLHDAAIYKCGAHQNILKLFGRCLDTIPLLLLQEYCPQGNLKNYLRQNVSTTDKLLSTEYPLIWCCQLSSALKHLHENRLTHPDLAARNCQLTSNLTLKLGDYGLAVLQYPEDYYQGAPGVSVRWCAPESLSYTSTTIQPKKITLEANIWSLAVTMWEICECGEQPYSSLSDDEVISLVLGSQKVRLNRPKYHLVYTDYIFRLMQLCWTSSESRPAMTQIDLMLGDLLQVYKNTVSTEAETDVSMKDFDKRWESFKPNSIVKTDNHVADNTELDLDESEIVSSKPLSPSLNNLHGSLDNLLIDSSESQMESWLENVATKTGDMCYVKGLSDAIKDLDNAIALENSTSSDSSHHQSPAPVHPNEDPKIEFKLGPFSSKQIPESPNQSDSLTDSMLFVQRTSSGSETEEENWKKKIERGAYSEKVRQKSRSVADLMILTHIDPSESESETPLPSLDYRTNYKNVRYAPKQNLESVSFMYGSEGNLLNVQETFQEELKKLQEERRDSLLFVPENSSQNNSSENFLSVSAGDDDTVNANISQSVVSSSLSNKGYLEDSPNKRILQELNNTSEIKPANQVFNVFNVTIDKFSPVRLKSSKLNEFIHFKDECVIRRNDSDGYEVPKLSDIIQSNSELVNYLNSNSNPFDCTKKALSDDDNESNSEVMYDSGVEGDRMESTESLRNATEEKLQTIQAAVTTVEQKDDVSSEDTSNSFLDQATHITTPETPFVVKEIEVVPLRIFQVPKLVDLIQDNDQLMDYIIARYETESNGKLNENFDSLEMCTEEETLTFERNDVGTKTKEFLHEEVKNYDSAREPKVTFDLSKSQDEAMPNSLTHSSIFTSTPFGKKSLQELGSTLPLQDGFSSLSLFDDSNNDHKSSENNNGNLYSLETWDNFLGTALDNQNESQENELFDSFSSEPRSLLFTENEILVNEAKSVLSESPEIIQDQTYISNEKRDATFSVDQNVVDVNDVILKSDVGSKKQDNSSSWDTNGGGWFLHPQSNSDISGELTVSSSSNTDSYVGFNVDDEIMAAIRTELLNKLPQAQGASNGVVHDEEEWDSTERNEVFLRYNVYNTPLSPIPEESLIDDNSCSVTPRREDSEDESEDSDWSEQCEREDSLHDMESHSGHTIESPVQPEPIHRHTPSQDSCCSNDTLFNLEELTCVANDSERDHNSPTPKIHEDESQYIEENVLVKLATNDMSHDINNESKDVDLIANEVQVVSSLGNKDTKFDNPSENSGSGCKTNDFSETVKENIERTETDDKSAIIDFLTSEREHDCVKTSEVSEESCSESTDHLLPFVNKQVAPLPSPEDKPWKQLPASLLSYDKVISQNMLLPASEKSDMVPEARELPKQNKVDLVCVNVPENNNCDLNKLEDHEYENVDQAQNSECYQDITNLNDFYNEADYVNIVNLENTKNSADFVNSKQMNNVIEDTDRSSPDYLNDFTQNNELIIGNDDDERDIFGVLTDIRFSGPSDSQLMTTSFSESNDLNDEQDWDSGSDTRSSSSGEFIWKEGEHEESLKALRAAPQDVLEDIQPMEGIQEETSSESSGSDEDGESPEFVPSAWDKYATPTKSALRSPEKTLEKTDKKKSKGVWFKKQKYHCVYEYPREPESPVLHSYDLWKPQPDYSCFDGIEI; translated from the exons ATGTCGATGTTAGCTCATGGTTTA ACGGCACCGAAACCGATTTTCCAAGAATCAAACTTAAATATATCAAAGAACTTGGCAAAGGGTGGTTTGGGAAG gTGGTTGAGGGTGCAGCCCAAGATGCTAACGGAGAACAAAAATGGACTCCTGTAGTTGTGCGTATTTTGGAAGCAACAGCATCAAAGAGGGAGAGAGTAGTATTCTTACACGATGCGGCCATATACAAATGTGGGGCTCAtcagaacattttgaaattgttcGGAAGATGTTTGGACACTATCCCTCTTTTATTACTCCAAGAATACTGCCCGCAA GGTAATCTCAAAAATTACTTGCGACAAAATGTATCAACTACTGATAAATTGTTATCAACGGAATATCCTTTAATTTGGTGTTGCCAATTAAGTTCTGCTTTAAAACATCTTCATGAAAATAGATTGACACATCC GGATTTAGCTGCGAGAAATTGTCAGCTTACGTCGAATTTAACCTTGAAGTTAGGTGATTATGGTTTAGCAGTACTTCAATATCCGGAAGACTATTACCAAGGAGCTCCTGGTGTATCCGTGAGGTGGTGTGCACCTGAATCACTATCATACACTTCCACAACTATCCAACCTAAGAAAATCACGTTAGAAGCAAATATTTGGTCATTGGCCGTGACAATGTGGGAAATTTGCGAATGCGGGGAGCAACCTTACTCTTCATTGAGTGATGATGAAGTGATATCTCTGGTTCTAGGTTCACAGAAGGTTAGATTAAATAGGCCTAAATATCATCTGGTGTATACCGATTACAT CTTTCGTTTAATGCAACTGTGCTGGACCAGTAGCGAATCTCGACCTGCGATGACACAAATAGATCTGATGCTGGGAGACCTTTTGCAAGTTTATAAGAACACAGTATCTACTGAAGCAGAAACAGATGTTTCTATGAAAGATTTTGATAAGCGTTGGGAATCGTTTAAACCAAACAGCATAGTCAAAACTGATAACCATGTTGCAGACAATACTGAACTAGATCTGGATGAGTCAGAAATAGTCAGTTCTAAACCCTTATCTCctagtttaaataatttacatggttctttagataatttattaattgatagTTCAGAGTCGCAAATGGAATCTTGGTTAGAAAATGTAGCAACGAAAACAGGAGATATGTGTTACGTTAAAGGCCTATCAGATGCCATCAAAGATTTAGATAACGCTATAGCTTTAGAAAACAGTACCAGTTCTGATTCAAGCCACCACCAAAGCCCAGCGCCTGTACATCCCAACGAGGATCCTAAAATCGAGTTTAAACTTGGACCTTTTAGTAGTAAACAAATTCCGGAGTCTCCAAATCAAAGTGACAGTTTAACTGACAGTATGCTTTTTGTTCAAAGAACAAGCAGTGGAAGTGAAACCGAAGAGGAAAATTGGAAGAAGAAGATCGAACGCGGAGCTTATTCAGAAAAAGTACGCCAGAAGTCTAGATCTGTTGCTGATCTGATGATTTTAACTCATATTGATCCGTCAGAATCAGAATCAGAAACACCCTTGCCTAGTTTAGATTATAGAACCAACTATAAAAATGTGAGATACGCGCCTAAACAAAATTTGGAGAGTGTTAGTTTTATGTATGGTAGTGAAGGAAATCTTTTGAACGTACAAGAAACGTTTCAAGAGGAACTAAAGAAACTACAGGAGGAACGGAGAGATAGTCTGCTTTTTGTACCTGAAAATAGTAGTCAAAATAACAGTAGTGAAAACTTCTTAAGTGTTAGTGCAGGTGACGACGACACTGTAAATGCCAATATTTCGCAAAGTGTTGTATCTAGTTCACTCTCAAACAAAGGTTATCTAGAAGATTCACCTAATAAGAGGATACTGCAGGAGTTAAATAACACTAGTGAAATTAAACCTGCTAACCAAGTGTTCAATGTGTTCAATGTTACCATAGATAAATTCAGTCCAGTACGATTAAAGtcgtcaaaattaaatgaatttatCCATTTTAAAGATGAGTGTGTTATTAGACGAAACGACAGTGATGGATATGAAGTTCCTAAACTGTCAGACATTATACAAAGTAATTCTGAACTCGTCAACTATCTAAATAGTAATTCTAATCCATTTGATTGCACTAAGAAGGCATTAAGCGATGATGATAACGAAAGCAACTCGGAAGTGATGTACGATTCGGGAGTTGAAGGTGATCGAATGGAGTCAACAGAATCATTAAGAAACGCAACTGAGGAAAAGTTACAAACCATACAAGCAGCGGTAACTACAGTAGAACAGAAAGATGATGTATCCAGTGAAGATACTTCAAACAGTTTCCTTGATCAAGCTACACATATCACAACACCAGAAACACCATTTGTTGTAAAGGAAATTGAAGTTGTTCCGTTGAGAATCTTTCAAGTACCCAAATTAGTAGATCTCATACAAGACAATGACCAATTGATGGATTATATCATAGCTAGATATGAAACTGAAAGCAACGGTaaattaaacgaaaattttgatagTCTCGAAATGTGTACAGAAGAAGAAACACTTACATTTGAAAGGAACGATGTTGGAACAAAGACCAAAGAATTCCTGCATGAAGAAGTTAAAAATTACGATAGTGCCCGGGAACCaaaagtaacatttgactTGAGTAAAAGTCAAGATGAAGCGATGCCCAATAGTCTTACACATTCCAGCATATTCACAAGTACGCCTTTCGGTAAAAAAAGTCTTCAAGAATTAGGGTCTACGTTACCTCTTCAAGATGGTTTCTCTAGCCTGAGTTTATTTGACGATTCAAACAATGACCATAAAtcttctgaaaacaacaatgggAATTTATATTCGTTAGAAACCTGGGACAATTTCTTGGGAACAGCGTTGGATAATCAAAACGAATCTCAGGAAAATGAGTTATTTGATAGTTTCTCGTCAGAACCGCGAAGTTTATTATTCACCGAAAACGAAATTCTGGTCAACGAGGCAAAAAGCGTACTTTCAGAATCGCCTGAAATAATCCAAGATCAAACTTACATCTCCAACGAGAAAAGAGATGCGACATTCTCAGTTGATCAGaatgttgttgatgttaatgATGTTATATTGAAATCAGATGTTGGTTCAAAAAAACaag ataaTAGCAGTTCGTGGGACACCAATGGCGGCGGGTGGTTTTTACATCCTCAATCTAATAGCGACATTTCTGGAGAACTTACTGTTTCGTCGAGCTCTAATACAGACAGTTATGTTGGCTTTAATGTTGACGATGAGATCATGGCCGCAATTCGAACTGAGCTCTTGAACAAGTTACCACAAGCACAA ggCGCATCCAATGGAGTGGTACATGATGAAGAAGAATGGGATTCAACCGAAAGAAACGAAGTATTTCTCAGATACAACGTTTATAACACACCATTGTCACCAATACCAGAAGAAAGTTTAATCGACGATAATTCTTGTAGTGTCACTCCACGACGAGAAGATAGCGAGGATGAAAGTGAAGATAGCGACTGGTCTGAGCAGTGCGAGCGCGAAGATTCACTACACGATATGGAAAGTCACTCCGGTCACACAATCGAAAGTCCAGTGCAACCGGAACCCATTCACAGGCATACACCTAGTCAAGATTCGTGTTGTTCAAATGATACTTTGTTTAATCTCGAAGAACTCACGTGCGTTGCTAATGATTCAGAAAGAGACCACAACTCACCCACCCCTAAAATTCATGAAGATGAGTCACAGTATATTGAAGAAAACGTGCTCGTAAAACTTGCCACAAATGATATGAGTCATGACATAAATAATGAGTCAAAAGATGTAGATTTAATTGCTAATGAGGTTCAAGTTGTATCATCTCTTGGAAACAAAGATAcaaagtttgacaatccaaGTGAAAACTCGGGCAGTGGGTGTAAGACGAACGATTTTAGTGAGACAGTGAAAGAAAACATTGAAAGAACTGAAACTGATGACAAAAGTGCAATAATAGACTTTTTAACCAGCGAAAGGGAACACGATTGTGTTAAGACAAGTGAAGTGTCAGAAGAATCGTGCTCCGAATCAACGGATCATTTGTTACCTTTCGTTAATAAACAGGTTGCACCTTTGCCGTCTCCTGAGGATAAACCTTGGAAACAATTGCCAGCTTCTTTGTTGAGTTATGATAAAGTAATTTCCCAAAACATGTTGTTACCTGCATCAGAAAAAAGTGACATGGTACCTGAAGCTCGGGAACTACCAAAGCAAAATAAAGTAGATCTCGTCTGCGTTAATGTTCCTGAAAATAATAACTGTGACTTAAATAAATTGGAAGATCACGAATATGAGAACGTTGATCAAGCTCAAAATTCGGAGTGTTATCAAGATATAACTAATTTAAACGACTTTTACAATGAAGCTGATTATGTGAATATTGTAAACTTAGAAAATACGAAAAATTCTGCGGACTTCGTAAATAGCAAACAAATGAATAATGTGATCGAAGACACAGATCGAAGCAGTCCAGATTACCTGAACGATTTCACGCAGAATAATGAGTTAATTATTGGTAATGACGACGACGAAAGGGACATTTTTGGCGTTTTAACAGATATTAGGTTCAGTGGACCCAGCGATAGTCAACTCATGACTACTTCGTTTAGTGAAAGCAATGACTTAAATGATGAACAAGATTGGGACAGCGGATCGGACACTAGATCCAGTTCAAGTGGAGAATTCATATGGAAG GAGGGTGAGCACGAAGAGTCTCTCAAGGCCTTACGAGCCGCCCCACAAGATGTG TTGGAAGATATTCAACCGATGGAAGGTATACAAGAAGAAACTTCTAGTGAAAGTAGTGGTAGTGATGAAGATGGTGAAAGTCCCGAATTTGTACCGTCTGCTTGGGATAAATATGCCACACCTACAAAATCCGCTTTAAGATCTCCGGAAAAAACTCTCGAAAAGACTGACAAA aaaaaatcaaaaggggTGTggttcaaaaaacaaaaatatcattGTGTATATGAGTATCCCAGAGAGCCAGAAAGTCCTGTGCTACACAGTTATGATCTTTGGAAACCTCAACCAGATTACAGTTGTTTTGACG GAATagagatttga
- the LOC138141155 gene encoding uncharacterized protein isoform X4: MEKTWKVLNVCIGLLYCELCNGLPINLENTVADSHTQLLTGLVAVLLTVCSVVFLAGCLCCQRRNGFKEFRDSPVVASASSNLDHGHINPVANGEFTIFTPLSPPHQNNNVFLANQQIITRTEEDYVFGDVDVSSWFNGTETDFPRIKLKYIKELGKGWFGKVVEGAAQDANGEQKWTPVVVRILEATASKRERVVFLHDAAIYKCGAHQNILKLFGRCLDTIPLLLLQEYCPQGNLKNYLRQNVSTTDKLLSTEYPLIWCCQLSSALKHLHENRLTHPDLAARNCQLTSNLTLKLGDYGLAVLQYPEDYYQGAPGVSVRWCAPESLSYTSTTIQPKKITLEANIWSLAVTMWEICECGEQPYSSLSDDEVISLVLGSQKVRLNRPKYHLVYTDYIFRLMQLCWTSSESRPAMTQIDLMLGDLLQVYKNTVSTEAETDVSMKDFDKRWESFKPNSIVKTDNHVADNTELDLDESEIVSSKPLSPSLNNLHGSLDNLLIDSSESQMESWLENVATKTGDMCYVKGLSDAIKDLDNAIALENSTSSDSSHHQSPAPVHPNEDPKIEFKLGPFSSKQIPESPNQSDSLTDSMLFVQRTSSGSETEEENWKKKIERGAYSEKVRQKSRSVADLMILTHIDPSESESETPLPSLDYRTNYKNVRYAPKQNLESVSFMYGSEGNLLNVQETFQEELKKLQEERRDSLLFVPENSSQNNSSENFLSVSAGDDDTVNANISQSVVSSSLSNKGYLEDSPNKRILQELNNTSEIKPANQVFNVFNVTIDKFSPVRLKSSKLNEFIHFKDECVIRRNDSDGYEVPKLSDIIQSNSELVNYLNSNSNPFDCTKKALSDDDNESNSEVMYDSGVEGDRMESTESLRNATEEKLQTIQAAVTTVEQKDDVSSEDTSNSFLDQATHITTPETPFVVKEIEVVPLRIFQVPKLVDLIQDNDQLMDYIIARYETESNGKLNENFDSLEMCTEEETLTFERNDVGTKTKEFLHEEVKNYDSAREPKVTFDLSKSQDEAMPNSLTHSSIFTSTPFGKKSLQELGSTLPLQDGFSSLSLFDDSNNDHKSSENNNGNLYSLETWDNFLGTALDNQNESQENELFDSFSSEPRSLLFTENEILVNEAKSVLSESPEIIQDQTYISNEKRDATFSVDQNVVDVNDVILKSDVGSKKQDNSSSWDTNGGGWFLHPQSNSDISGELTVSSSSNTDSYVGFNVDDEIMAAIRTELLNKLPQAQGASNGVVHDEEEWDSTERNEVFLRYNVYNTPLSPIPEESLIDDNSCSVTPRREDSEDESEDSDWSEQCEREDSLHDMESHSGHTIESPVQPEPIHRHTPSQDSCCSNDTLFNLEELTCVANDSERDHNSPTPKIHEDESQYIEENVLVKLATNDMSHDINNESKDVDLIANEVQVVSSLGNKDTKFDNPSENSGSGCKTNDFSETVKENIERTETDDKSAIIDFLTSEREHDCVKTSEVSEESCSESTDHLLPFVNKQVAPLPSPEDKPWKQLPASLLSYDKVISQNMLLPASEKSDMVPEARELPKQNKVDLVCVNVPENNNCDLNKLEDHEYENVDQAQNSECYQDITNLNDFYNEADYVNIVNLENTKNSADFVNSKQMNNVIEDTDRSSPDYLNDFTQNNELIIGNDDDERDIFGVLTDIRFSGPSDSQLMTTSFSESNDLNDEQDWDSGSDTRSSSSGEFIWKEGEHEESLKALRAAPQDVLEDIQPMEGIQEETSSESSGSDEDGESPEFVPSAWDKYATPTKSALRSPEKTLEKTDKKKSKGVWFKKQKYHCVYEYPREPESPVLHSYDLWKPQPDYSCFDVLKKSATKTRGCEKKKIYSLCSKN, encoded by the exons ATGTCGATGTTAGCTCATGGTTTA ACGGCACCGAAACCGATTTTCCAAGAATCAAACTTAAATATATCAAAGAACTTGGCAAAGGGTGGTTTGGGAAG gTGGTTGAGGGTGCAGCCCAAGATGCTAACGGAGAACAAAAATGGACTCCTGTAGTTGTGCGTATTTTGGAAGCAACAGCATCAAAGAGGGAGAGAGTAGTATTCTTACACGATGCGGCCATATACAAATGTGGGGCTCAtcagaacattttgaaattgttcGGAAGATGTTTGGACACTATCCCTCTTTTATTACTCCAAGAATACTGCCCGCAA GGTAATCTCAAAAATTACTTGCGACAAAATGTATCAACTACTGATAAATTGTTATCAACGGAATATCCTTTAATTTGGTGTTGCCAATTAAGTTCTGCTTTAAAACATCTTCATGAAAATAGATTGACACATCC GGATTTAGCTGCGAGAAATTGTCAGCTTACGTCGAATTTAACCTTGAAGTTAGGTGATTATGGTTTAGCAGTACTTCAATATCCGGAAGACTATTACCAAGGAGCTCCTGGTGTATCCGTGAGGTGGTGTGCACCTGAATCACTATCATACACTTCCACAACTATCCAACCTAAGAAAATCACGTTAGAAGCAAATATTTGGTCATTGGCCGTGACAATGTGGGAAATTTGCGAATGCGGGGAGCAACCTTACTCTTCATTGAGTGATGATGAAGTGATATCTCTGGTTCTAGGTTCACAGAAGGTTAGATTAAATAGGCCTAAATATCATCTGGTGTATACCGATTACAT CTTTCGTTTAATGCAACTGTGCTGGACCAGTAGCGAATCTCGACCTGCGATGACACAAATAGATCTGATGCTGGGAGACCTTTTGCAAGTTTATAAGAACACAGTATCTACTGAAGCAGAAACAGATGTTTCTATGAAAGATTTTGATAAGCGTTGGGAATCGTTTAAACCAAACAGCATAGTCAAAACTGATAACCATGTTGCAGACAATACTGAACTAGATCTGGATGAGTCAGAAATAGTCAGTTCTAAACCCTTATCTCctagtttaaataatttacatggttctttagataatttattaattgatagTTCAGAGTCGCAAATGGAATCTTGGTTAGAAAATGTAGCAACGAAAACAGGAGATATGTGTTACGTTAAAGGCCTATCAGATGCCATCAAAGATTTAGATAACGCTATAGCTTTAGAAAACAGTACCAGTTCTGATTCAAGCCACCACCAAAGCCCAGCGCCTGTACATCCCAACGAGGATCCTAAAATCGAGTTTAAACTTGGACCTTTTAGTAGTAAACAAATTCCGGAGTCTCCAAATCAAAGTGACAGTTTAACTGACAGTATGCTTTTTGTTCAAAGAACAAGCAGTGGAAGTGAAACCGAAGAGGAAAATTGGAAGAAGAAGATCGAACGCGGAGCTTATTCAGAAAAAGTACGCCAGAAGTCTAGATCTGTTGCTGATCTGATGATTTTAACTCATATTGATCCGTCAGAATCAGAATCAGAAACACCCTTGCCTAGTTTAGATTATAGAACCAACTATAAAAATGTGAGATACGCGCCTAAACAAAATTTGGAGAGTGTTAGTTTTATGTATGGTAGTGAAGGAAATCTTTTGAACGTACAAGAAACGTTTCAAGAGGAACTAAAGAAACTACAGGAGGAACGGAGAGATAGTCTGCTTTTTGTACCTGAAAATAGTAGTCAAAATAACAGTAGTGAAAACTTCTTAAGTGTTAGTGCAGGTGACGACGACACTGTAAATGCCAATATTTCGCAAAGTGTTGTATCTAGTTCACTCTCAAACAAAGGTTATCTAGAAGATTCACCTAATAAGAGGATACTGCAGGAGTTAAATAACACTAGTGAAATTAAACCTGCTAACCAAGTGTTCAATGTGTTCAATGTTACCATAGATAAATTCAGTCCAGTACGATTAAAGtcgtcaaaattaaatgaatttatCCATTTTAAAGATGAGTGTGTTATTAGACGAAACGACAGTGATGGATATGAAGTTCCTAAACTGTCAGACATTATACAAAGTAATTCTGAACTCGTCAACTATCTAAATAGTAATTCTAATCCATTTGATTGCACTAAGAAGGCATTAAGCGATGATGATAACGAAAGCAACTCGGAAGTGATGTACGATTCGGGAGTTGAAGGTGATCGAATGGAGTCAACAGAATCATTAAGAAACGCAACTGAGGAAAAGTTACAAACCATACAAGCAGCGGTAACTACAGTAGAACAGAAAGATGATGTATCCAGTGAAGATACTTCAAACAGTTTCCTTGATCAAGCTACACATATCACAACACCAGAAACACCATTTGTTGTAAAGGAAATTGAAGTTGTTCCGTTGAGAATCTTTCAAGTACCCAAATTAGTAGATCTCATACAAGACAATGACCAATTGATGGATTATATCATAGCTAGATATGAAACTGAAAGCAACGGTaaattaaacgaaaattttgatagTCTCGAAATGTGTACAGAAGAAGAAACACTTACATTTGAAAGGAACGATGTTGGAACAAAGACCAAAGAATTCCTGCATGAAGAAGTTAAAAATTACGATAGTGCCCGGGAACCaaaagtaacatttgactTGAGTAAAAGTCAAGATGAAGCGATGCCCAATAGTCTTACACATTCCAGCATATTCACAAGTACGCCTTTCGGTAAAAAAAGTCTTCAAGAATTAGGGTCTACGTTACCTCTTCAAGATGGTTTCTCTAGCCTGAGTTTATTTGACGATTCAAACAATGACCATAAAtcttctgaaaacaacaatgggAATTTATATTCGTTAGAAACCTGGGACAATTTCTTGGGAACAGCGTTGGATAATCAAAACGAATCTCAGGAAAATGAGTTATTTGATAGTTTCTCGTCAGAACCGCGAAGTTTATTATTCACCGAAAACGAAATTCTGGTCAACGAGGCAAAAAGCGTACTTTCAGAATCGCCTGAAATAATCCAAGATCAAACTTACATCTCCAACGAGAAAAGAGATGCGACATTCTCAGTTGATCAGaatgttgttgatgttaatgATGTTATATTGAAATCAGATGTTGGTTCAAAAAAACaag ataaTAGCAGTTCGTGGGACACCAATGGCGGCGGGTGGTTTTTACATCCTCAATCTAATAGCGACATTTCTGGAGAACTTACTGTTTCGTCGAGCTCTAATACAGACAGTTATGTTGGCTTTAATGTTGACGATGAGATCATGGCCGCAATTCGAACTGAGCTCTTGAACAAGTTACCACAAGCACAA ggCGCATCCAATGGAGTGGTACATGATGAAGAAGAATGGGATTCAACCGAAAGAAACGAAGTATTTCTCAGATACAACGTTTATAACACACCATTGTCACCAATACCAGAAGAAAGTTTAATCGACGATAATTCTTGTAGTGTCACTCCACGACGAGAAGATAGCGAGGATGAAAGTGAAGATAGCGACTGGTCTGAGCAGTGCGAGCGCGAAGATTCACTACACGATATGGAAAGTCACTCCGGTCACACAATCGAAAGTCCAGTGCAACCGGAACCCATTCACAGGCATACACCTAGTCAAGATTCGTGTTGTTCAAATGATACTTTGTTTAATCTCGAAGAACTCACGTGCGTTGCTAATGATTCAGAAAGAGACCACAACTCACCCACCCCTAAAATTCATGAAGATGAGTCACAGTATATTGAAGAAAACGTGCTCGTAAAACTTGCCACAAATGATATGAGTCATGACATAAATAATGAGTCAAAAGATGTAGATTTAATTGCTAATGAGGTTCAAGTTGTATCATCTCTTGGAAACAAAGATAcaaagtttgacaatccaaGTGAAAACTCGGGCAGTGGGTGTAAGACGAACGATTTTAGTGAGACAGTGAAAGAAAACATTGAAAGAACTGAAACTGATGACAAAAGTGCAATAATAGACTTTTTAACCAGCGAAAGGGAACACGATTGTGTTAAGACAAGTGAAGTGTCAGAAGAATCGTGCTCCGAATCAACGGATCATTTGTTACCTTTCGTTAATAAACAGGTTGCACCTTTGCCGTCTCCTGAGGATAAACCTTGGAAACAATTGCCAGCTTCTTTGTTGAGTTATGATAAAGTAATTTCCCAAAACATGTTGTTACCTGCATCAGAAAAAAGTGACATGGTACCTGAAGCTCGGGAACTACCAAAGCAAAATAAAGTAGATCTCGTCTGCGTTAATGTTCCTGAAAATAATAACTGTGACTTAAATAAATTGGAAGATCACGAATATGAGAACGTTGATCAAGCTCAAAATTCGGAGTGTTATCAAGATATAACTAATTTAAACGACTTTTACAATGAAGCTGATTATGTGAATATTGTAAACTTAGAAAATACGAAAAATTCTGCGGACTTCGTAAATAGCAAACAAATGAATAATGTGATCGAAGACACAGATCGAAGCAGTCCAGATTACCTGAACGATTTCACGCAGAATAATGAGTTAATTATTGGTAATGACGACGACGAAAGGGACATTTTTGGCGTTTTAACAGATATTAGGTTCAGTGGACCCAGCGATAGTCAACTCATGACTACTTCGTTTAGTGAAAGCAATGACTTAAATGATGAACAAGATTGGGACAGCGGATCGGACACTAGATCCAGTTCAAGTGGAGAATTCATATGGAAG GAGGGTGAGCACGAAGAGTCTCTCAAGGCCTTACGAGCCGCCCCACAAGATGTG TTGGAAGATATTCAACCGATGGAAGGTATACAAGAAGAAACTTCTAGTGAAAGTAGTGGTAGTGATGAAGATGGTGAAAGTCCCGAATTTGTACCGTCTGCTTGGGATAAATATGCCACACCTACAAAATCCGCTTTAAGATCTCCGGAAAAAACTCTCGAAAAGACTGACAAA aaaaaatcaaaaggggTGTggttcaaaaaacaaaaatatcattGTGTATATGAGTATCCCAGAGAGCCAGAAAGTCCTGTGCTACACAGTTATGATCTTTGGAAACCTCAACCAGATTACAGTTGTTTTGACG